One Salmo trutta chromosome 19, fSalTru1.1, whole genome shotgun sequence genomic window carries:
- the LOC115154562 gene encoding nuclear fragile X mental retardation-interacting protein 2, with protein sequence MMKPRKHVSLGNGKINTGEVEGEKILSAKDFVGIPLPTNSNGNRHLINANVKQKSTRNVFTTLSKVGSKEGLVHKKNMDRINDKALDFTNHYEGKFLDKKESALFLNGVVNSAHITNGYSSKSSPDNDGSGSEGGYTTPKKRKTRRNSIKNTEHVTRERERVMQQGNATQEPEVSGLEPTEKLLSSRVVHKADAQTAVKWMDAPEVAMGELQKKNSDSKTVAGAFGKKFENRPKAKLSSSSKEDSWTLFKPPPVFPVDNSSAKIVPKISYASKVKENLNKAAQAGGEVQPPQVPGRLSQVPMSAMKTIISASFTNGPVSGDGNSCPSVGTFFTPAASSIPPAPSLPCGENVASTLDNDYNSLTNPAAVDLRKCTLFIYPLNPLNMQPVLPSARQVDTQAAQTNQKALGDIFQNQWGLSFINEPNVGPEGGSGPVAAVEGKVAVVTFQGEQCPAAKPGLDSNLSIPEPLPLTLAQDSEKRTSAPACPPATVKGEDGEKAQLSRQDKTKGEAKSPGAVLLASCKDISAEPAQAPLTNLVLGLSKEPPHSKSLDRGSWGSFDLKAAVTYHTKEMEYVFNLQKQDPKRVVCYDKTKDGPDQ encoded by the exons ATGATGAAGCCACGCAAACATGTTAGCCTGG GCAATGGAAAAATAAACACCggtgaggtggagggggagaaGATTCTGTCTGCAAAGGATTTTGTTGGTATCCCTCTTCCCACCAACAGCAATGGTAACAGACATTTGATAAATGCTAATGTAAAACAGAAGTCAACACGCAATGTTTTTACCACTCTTTCAAAAGTGGGCAGCAAAGAGGGTCTTGTTCACAAGAAGAATATGGACCGCATAAATGACAAGGCCCTGGATTTCACTAATCACTATGAGGGAAAGTTTTTGGACAAAAAGGAATCTGCTTTGTTTCTGAATGGGGTGGTAAACTCTGCTCATATTACAAATGGTTACTCCAGCAAGTCATCCCCTGATAATGATGGCAGTGGCTCAGAAGGTGGATATACTACTCCTAAGAAACGCAAGACCAGACGCAACAGCATCAAGAACACAGAGCATGTgacaagagaaagggagagagtcaTGCAGCAGGGCAATGCCACACAGGAGCCAGAGGTTTCTGGACTTGAACCAACAGAGAAATTGCTGAGCTCGCGAGTTGTCCATAAAGCAGACGCCCAGACAGCAGTCAAGTGGATGGATGCTCCAGAGGTGGCTATGGGTGAACTGCAGAAGAAAAACTCAGACAGTAAGACTGTTGCAGGTGCCTTTGGTAAAAAGTTTGAGAATAGGCCCAAAGCCAAGCTCTCCTCCTCTTCAAAAGAGGACTCTTGGACTTTATTCAAGCCCCCTCCAGTATTTCCTGTGGACAACAGTAGTGCTAAAATAGTGCCCAAGATTAGTTATGCAAGTAAAGTTAAGGAGAACCTCAACAAAGCAGCCCAGGCTGGAGGAGAGGTGCAGCCTCCTCAGGTGCCTGGTAGACTGTCACAGGTCCCCATGTCTGCTATGAAAACCATCATCTCAGCTAGCTTTACTAATGGCCCTGTTTCTGGAGATGGAAATAGTTGCCCGTCTGTTGGTACCTTCTTCACTCCTGCTGCTAGTAGTATTCCGCCAGCCCCCTCTCTCCCATGTGGGGAGAACGTAGCATCCACTTTGGACAATGACTATAACTCTTTAACCAACCCTGCAGCTGTAGATCTGAGAAAGTGTACTCTTTTCATTTACCCCCTAAACCCTTTAAATATGCAACCTGTGCTCCCTAGTGCTCGCCAAGTGGACACCCAGGCTGCTCAGACAAATCAGAAAGCCTTGGGGGACATTTTCCAGAATCAGTGGGGGCTGTCTTTCATCAATGAGCCAAACGTGGGGCCAGAAGGAGGAAGCGGGCCGGTCGCTGCCGTGGAGGGCAAGGTTGCGGTGGTAACATTTCAAGGGGAGCAATGCCCTGCTGCCAAGCCAGGCCTTGACTCTAATCTATCAATCCCAGAGCCTTTGCCTCTCACTTTGGCTCAAGACTCAGAGAAAAGGACTAGTGCCCCAGCTTGCCCACCTGCTACAGTGAAGGGTGAGGATGGGGAAAAGGCTCAGCTGTCTAGACAGGACAAGACAAAGGGCGAGGCTAAGAGTCCAGGTGCAGTTTTGTTGGCCTCTTGTAAAGACATTAGTGCTGAGCCTGCCCAGGCCCCCCTGACCAACCTGGTGTTGGGTCTGTCTAAAGAGCCGCCCCATTCTAAGAGTCTGGACAGAGGTAGCTGGGGGTCGTTTGATCTGAAAGCTGCTGTTACTTATCACACTAAAG AAATGGAATATGTTTTCAATTTGCAAAAACAAG